TTGGATTTAGATTCCTGAATTCCTGATTGTCATTTGGATTGAGGTCAGGTGCTTCTTCGTCCCCTCTGCTTTCGCAGGTATTTTCTTTCCTCTTGGTACCATCTTGCCGCAGGTATTTTCTGCTCGCTTAAAGATTCCTTTTTATGTTATCATGATTTTCATCTTTTGTATTCAAGTCTGAAAATTCAGGGCCCAGGAGCACcttttctttgcaaaaaaagTACAGGTATTAAACTATCTTTCGGATCCAAGTATGCAGTTTTCTTTTCCGATGGTCATAATAGAAAAACATGGGCATTCAATCTGATCGCAACACATATGTCAATATAGGATTTTCATCATTTTGATCGAAATCTGAAATTTCAGAGCCTAGGAGGATCTTTTTCTAGTTTAAGTACCATGTAAGTCCGGCAAAAGTAGGCTGTACATATCCAATCCTCATTTATGTACACCGAATATCTTATCCCTGGATCAAATGCCTACTTTttcatggccgtgtttggttaaggctgaaaaaaatttcgcgaaaactttttagccatttgaccactaatttagagtattaaatgaagtctaattacaaaaccacctccacaacccccgtgtaaatcgcgagacgaatctaatgaggcctttgaccgcgtgattagaggatggttactgtagcatcactgtagcaaatcatcaattaattaccgttattagattcatctcgaaatGTTACACTtatccctaaaaaaattttgcaaatagaccacatttagtactccatgcggaaGTTTGTCTTTTTATGAAATCCTGATGTGACGTTTTACCAAACACAGCCATAAATTTCAGTGTTTCATTCTAATTTCAGGTTGTAAACCTTCAAAACCAGAACACATGGATTTAAATATTATTAAGACATTGTTGCTTTCTGAAAGACCAAGTGATGAGTACATAGCTGGGGTAAAAGGTTTTCTTAAGTTTGCATACACAGGGAAGAAATCCAATGCAAAGATCCGATGCCCATGTGTCCAGTGTGTTAATAGGGTGTTACAAAAGCAAGATACCGTTTTTGATCACTTAGTATGCAATGGAATGCTTCGTGGATACACTATATGGGGTTGCCATGGGAAACAGCATCATATATATCTGCAGCTAACAAGGATTCGGAGTCACAACTTCCAAGTTTAAACAATAATATGCGACAGGTAGTCCATGAAGCTTTTGGATATGAAAACAATGGGCATCACACAAATGAACCACATCCTGAAAGTTGTTCTAAAGCTGGACCAGATGTAGAAACACAAGctttctttgatttgcttcatgATGTTGACCAACCTTTATGGGAAGGTTGTGAACTATCAAAACTTTCTTTTCTAGTCCTCCTGTTTAATGTCAAGTCCAGCAATAAGTGGAGCAATAAATCTTTAAATGATCTGCTTCAAATTTTACAGCTTGCTCTGCCAAATGGTGCCAACATACCAAGAACATTTGCAGAGGCTCGGAAGATCATTGCAAAGCTTGGCTTAAGATATGAAAAAATTCATGTATGCCCAAATAATTGTCAGCTCTATCGAAAGGACAAGAAAGATGACAAAATGTGAAGCTTCAAGGTGGAAAGATATACCAGACAAAACAACCTTAACAAAGAAGCAAAGAAGAAAGGCTGTTCCAAATAAGGTGTTGCGATACTTTCCAATCAAACCAAGGCTTAAAAGGATTTTTATGAACAAAGAAACAGCCCAATTAACTAGATGGCATGATGAGGAGTGTACTAAGGATGGGGCATTGCGCCATCTGCTGATTCAGATGTTTGGAAAGCTATTAATACTCAACACCCTGACTTTGCATTAGATTCTTGGAACATGAGATTTGGTTTAGCTAGTGATGGGTTCAACCCATTTGGAAAGTGCAACTCAAAACATAGTTGCTGGCCTGTTGTCTTGGTACCTTAGAACCTTCCTCCATGGTTGTGCATGAAAGCTTCTTCTCTTATGCTTACTCTGATAATTCCAGGTTACCCAGGCAAGGACTTCCACACATTTATGCAGCCAGTTTATGATGAGTTGAATGAACTGTTTGACATCGGTATGCCTACATATGATGCATCTCGAGATGAGGTGTTCCAACTTCATGCAACATTGTTGTATACAATCAGTGACTATCCTGGGGTTGGGATATTGGCACAGTTTAGCACTAATAGCCAGCTGGGTTGTCTGTCATGTGAAGAAGAAACAAGTTTCATGCGCTTGAAGCATGGCTACAAACAGTGTTACATGGGACATCGACGGTTTCTACCTGCTGACCATGAGTTTCGATATGATGCCAAATCTTTTGATGGAACTGAAGATCATCGATCGAAACCAGTTCCATGTTTTGGATTAAATCTTTTGGAAAAGATAAAATCAATCAAGGATTTTGACAGTTGAAAAACATGGAAGGGTGCTGGTGGCCTTTTTTTTACTTGTCTTATTGGAAGTATAATTTGCTCCGGCACAATCTTGACTTTATGCATATAGAAAAGAATGTCTGTGAAAATACATATGGGACACTTTTAGAAATGGAGGGCAAGTCAAAGGACAATCTGCAGGCTAGGAAAGACTTGCAAGAAATGAACATTCGGCCGGATCTACATCCACAAAAAAAGGCTAACGATAAGTATTACTTACCTCCTGCTTTGTATAATATGTCAAAAGAAGAGAAGCAACAGTTTTGTAAGGTCCTTCATGATATTAAGGTTCCAGATGGTTATTCTAGTAACATCTCCAAATGTGTAAATGTTGCTCAAGCAAAACTTTCAGGCCTAAAAAGTCATGATTGCCATATACTAATGCAACAACTTCTACCGGTTGCTTTGCGAGGGCTTCTCCCCGATGATGTTACATCTGTCCTGTTTGATCTTTGTGGGTATTTTAGAGAGCTAAATGCAAAGGTTCTCTACATAGATGATCTTGAAAAGTTAGAGGAGCGAATTATAATGACGTTATGTCGGATGgagatgatatttcctccaggATTTTTTACTATGATGGTGCATCTAGTTCTTCACTTAGCAACAGAGGCAAAAATAGGTGGTCCAGTTTGCTATCGATCAATGTATTTTGTGGAAAGGTGCACACTTTTCTTAAGATTGATAGAACCCTGTTTTACCTATTGATATACATGTTTATTTAACATTTTTGTTTATATGATGCTGCTATGC
The genomic region above belongs to Panicum virgatum strain AP13 chromosome 8N, P.virgatum_v5, whole genome shotgun sequence and contains:
- the LOC120684320 gene encoding uncharacterized protein LOC120684320, coding for MEGCWWPFFYLSYWKYNLLRHNLDFMHIEKNVCENTYGTLLEMEGKSKDNLQARKDLQEMNIRPDLHPQKKANDKYYLPPALYNMSKEEKQQFCKVLHDIKVPDGYSSNISKCVNVAQAKLSGLKSHDCHILMQQLLPVALRGLLPDDVTSVLFDLCGYFRELNAKVLYIDDLEKLEERIIMTLCRMEMIFPPGFFTMMVHLVLHLATEAKIGGPVCYRSMYFVERYLGELKSNVRNKAHPEGCIAESVLAKEAMVLCSGFLDGFQSLVNKLSRTDDSDETLGSSIGPASTLFPNAGRALGKPRSYAIRGLAKVQAHRYVLFNCSDVNPYLR